The proteins below are encoded in one region of Saccopteryx leptura isolate mSacLep1 chromosome 1, mSacLep1_pri_phased_curated, whole genome shotgun sequence:
- the FGF17 gene encoding fibroblast growth factor 17 isoform X1, with amino-acid sequence MEAARLLPNFTLCLQLLILCCQTQGENHPSPNFNQYVRDQGAMTDQLSRRQIREYQLYSRTSGKHVQVTGRRISATAEDGNKFAKLIVETDTFGSRVRIKGAESEKYICMNKRGKLIGKPSGKSKDCVFTEIVLENNYTAFQNARHEGWFMAFTRQGRPRKASRSRQNQREAHFIKRLYEGHLPFPNQVERQKQFEFVGSVPTRRTRRTRRPLT; translated from the exons ATGGAAGCCGCCCGTCTGCTGCCCAACTTCACTCT GTGCCTGCAGCTACTGATTCTCTGCTGTCAAACTCAG GGGGAGAATCACCCGTCTCCTAATTTTAACCAGTACGTGAGGGACCAGGGTGCCATGACCGACCAGCTGAGCAGGCGGCAGATCCGTGAGTACCAGCTCTACAGCCGGACCAGCGGCAAGCATGTGCAGGTCACCGGGCGTCGTATCTCCGCCACTGCTGAGGACGGCAACAAGTTTG CCAAGCTCATAGTGGAGACAGACACCTTTGGAAGCCGGGTACGCATCAAGGGGGCTGAGAGCGAGAAATACATCTGTATGAACAAGAGGGGCAAGCTCATCGGGAAG CCCAGCGGGAAAAGCAAAGACTGCGTGTTCACGGAGATTGTACTGGAAAACAACTACACGGCCTTCCAGAACGCGCGGCACGAGGGCTGGTTCATGGCCTTCACGCGCCAGGGGCGGCCCCGCAAGGCCTCCCGCAGCCGCCAGAACCAGCGAGAGGCTCACTTCATCAAGCGCCTCTATGAGGGCCACCTGCCCTTTCCAAACCAGGTCGAGAGGCAGAAGCAGTTCGAGTTTGTGGGCTCAGTACCCACCCGCCGGACCAGGCGCACTCGGAGGCCCCTGACATAG
- the FGF17 gene encoding fibroblast growth factor 17 isoform X2, with product MEAARLLPNFTLCLQLLILCCQTQYVRDQGAMTDQLSRRQIREYQLYSRTSGKHVQVTGRRISATAEDGNKFAKLIVETDTFGSRVRIKGAESEKYICMNKRGKLIGKPSGKSKDCVFTEIVLENNYTAFQNARHEGWFMAFTRQGRPRKASRSRQNQREAHFIKRLYEGHLPFPNQVERQKQFEFVGSVPTRRTRRTRRPLT from the exons ATGGAAGCCGCCCGTCTGCTGCCCAACTTCACTCT GTGCCTGCAGCTACTGATTCTCTGCTGTCAAACTCAG TACGTGAGGGACCAGGGTGCCATGACCGACCAGCTGAGCAGGCGGCAGATCCGTGAGTACCAGCTCTACAGCCGGACCAGCGGCAAGCATGTGCAGGTCACCGGGCGTCGTATCTCCGCCACTGCTGAGGACGGCAACAAGTTTG CCAAGCTCATAGTGGAGACAGACACCTTTGGAAGCCGGGTACGCATCAAGGGGGCTGAGAGCGAGAAATACATCTGTATGAACAAGAGGGGCAAGCTCATCGGGAAG CCCAGCGGGAAAAGCAAAGACTGCGTGTTCACGGAGATTGTACTGGAAAACAACTACACGGCCTTCCAGAACGCGCGGCACGAGGGCTGGTTCATGGCCTTCACGCGCCAGGGGCGGCCCCGCAAGGCCTCCCGCAGCCGCCAGAACCAGCGAGAGGCTCACTTCATCAAGCGCCTCTATGAGGGCCACCTGCCCTTTCCAAACCAGGTCGAGAGGCAGAAGCAGTTCGAGTTTGTGGGCTCAGTACCCACCCGCCGGACCAGGCGCACTCGGAGGCCCCTGACATAG